The following are encoded in a window of Mycobacterium decipiens genomic DNA:
- a CDS encoding LLM class F420-dependent oxidoreductase has translation MKVGVVAPVAGGATANPDWMTTFAQHLESCGFESIIVVEHTVLVTRYDSVYPYDSSGRVGLAANCPIPDPLDLLGFLAGRTTRLGLATGVLVLPNHHPVVLAKRAATVDALSGGRLRLCVGVGWLKEELQACGAAFDRRGRRADEQLAVLRALWADRPHGASFAGEFFNFDNAMCYPKPLARLPVHIGGHSRAAARRAGRLGDGFQPLGVTGPRLAALIAHMRAEASAAGRDPARLEVSLGHLVTKIDAERAGSLVEQGADRIVLAMPPTSDIEQAKDILSACAHRLSLGS, from the coding sequence GTGAAGGTAGGGGTCGTTGCTCCGGTGGCCGGCGGTGCGACCGCAAACCCGGACTGGATGACTACCTTCGCGCAGCATCTCGAGTCCTGCGGGTTCGAATCGATCATCGTCGTCGAGCACACGGTCCTGGTTACCCGTTACGACAGCGTCTATCCCTATGACAGTTCCGGACGGGTTGGGTTGGCGGCCAACTGCCCGATCCCCGACCCGCTCGATTTGCTTGGGTTCTTGGCCGGCCGCACCACGCGGCTCGGGTTGGCCACGGGGGTCTTGGTGTTGCCCAATCATCATCCGGTTGTGCTCGCCAAACGTGCTGCGACGGTCGATGCCCTCTCGGGCGGAAGACTTCGGCTGTGCGTTGGTGTGGGGTGGCTCAAGGAGGAGCTTCAGGCGTGCGGGGCCGCGTTCGACAGGCGGGGCAGGCGGGCCGATGAGCAGCTGGCCGTGTTGCGGGCGCTGTGGGCCGACCGACCCCACGGAGCGTCGTTTGCCGGCGAGTTCTTCAACTTCGACAACGCCATGTGCTACCCCAAGCCGCTGGCACGACTTCCGGTTCACATCGGCGGGCACAGCCGGGCGGCCGCCCGCCGGGCCGGACGCCTCGGCGACGGCTTCCAGCCACTCGGCGTGACCGGTCCGCGCCTTGCTGCGCTGATCGCGCACATGCGGGCGGAGGCGTCGGCGGCTGGCCGGGATCCAGCGCGCCTTGAGGTATCCCTGGGCCACCTGGTGACCAAGATCGATGCCGAACGCGCGGGCAGCCTGGTTGAGCAGGGCGCCGACCGGATCGTGCTGGCCATGCCCCCGACCAGCGATATCGAGCAAGCCAAAGACATCCTGTCGGCCTGCGCGCACCGCCTGTCATTAGGCTCGTGA
- a CDS encoding nuclear transport factor 2 family protein: protein MSPTDRAALSDLVHRYAAYVDDRQFDSVAALFTASAELIVPEPPTTLEPITSHRGQEAIVAAVAVVARTIRTQHAIVGEVYDKGAQSGIAHGRVGCVAHHWNRRADEMVDVVWHLRYDDEYELTEVGWRIRGRVLTINAIETRPVRQLLPRAPA, encoded by the coding sequence ATATCACCAACCGACCGGGCGGCCCTCAGCGATTTGGTGCACCGGTACGCAGCATACGTCGATGACCGTCAATTCGATTCTGTGGCAGCACTTTTCACCGCTTCAGCTGAGCTGATTGTGCCCGAGCCGCCGACCACGCTGGAACCGATCACTTCGCATCGGGGACAGGAAGCCATCGTCGCGGCGGTCGCCGTTGTTGCCCGGACCATCCGCACCCAGCACGCGATCGTCGGTGAGGTCTACGACAAGGGCGCCCAGTCCGGGATAGCGCACGGGCGCGTCGGGTGTGTGGCGCACCATTGGAATCGGCGCGCCGACGAGATGGTCGATGTGGTGTGGCATCTGCGCTACGACGATGAGTATGAGTTGACCGAGGTGGGCTGGCGGATCCGTGGCCGGGTTTTGACGATCAATGCCATCGAGACCCGGCCAGTGCGCCAATTGCTGCCGCGCGCGCCGGCTTGA